A part of Chitinimonas koreensis genomic DNA contains:
- a CDS encoding rhodanese-like domain-containing protein, whose product MSQAISQVLAHPAPEPAASRDYMLAKLHYHADAWDVAEDLRNGIAGIVVVDTRSEALYAEGHVPGAISLPHRRMDEASTARLDRSKTYVTYCDGIGCNGSTKGAYKLAALGFTVKEMLGGLDFWRRDGHPVATGMAPGSLSPDAPLIECGC is encoded by the coding sequence ATGTCCCAAGCCATCTCCCAGGTTCTCGCCCATCCCGCTCCCGAGCCCGCCGCCAGCCGCGACTACATGCTGGCCAAGCTGCACTACCACGCCGACGCCTGGGACGTGGCCGAGGACCTGCGCAACGGCATCGCCGGCATCGTGGTGGTCGATACCCGCAGCGAGGCGCTGTACGCCGAGGGCCACGTGCCCGGCGCGATCAGCCTGCCGCACCGGCGGATGGACGAGGCGAGCACGGCGCGGCTCGACCGCAGCAAGACCTACGTCACCTACTGCGACGGCATCGGCTGCAACGGCTCGACCAAGGGCGCCTACAAGCTGGCCGCGCTCGGCTTCACGGTGAAGGAGATGCTCGGCGGCCTCGACTTCTGGCGCCGCGACGGCCACCCGGTCGCCACCGGCATGGCGCCGGGCAGCCTGTCGCCCGACGCGCCGCTGATCGAGTGCGGCTGCTGA
- a CDS encoding GNAT family N-acetyltransferase, with protein MRLLNMAAAIRPATAQDAALLAPLCAEHAAYERIAGCGAGHAGRLAAALAQGRLRAWLALSDGEPVGYASATVDFATLAGAPFLHLDCLYLRESVRGLGLGRALLAAVAEHGRAQGYAELQWQTPAWNRSAIGFYRRLGGQMRAKARFSLALV; from the coding sequence GTGCGGCTGCTGAACATGGCGGCGGCGATCCGCCCGGCCACGGCGCAGGACGCCGCGCTGCTGGCGCCGCTGTGCGCCGAGCATGCGGCCTACGAGCGGATCGCCGGCTGCGGCGCGGGCCATGCCGGGCGTCTCGCCGCCGCGCTGGCGCAGGGCCGGCTGCGGGCCTGGCTGGCGCTGAGCGACGGCGAGCCGGTCGGCTACGCCAGCGCGACCGTCGATTTCGCGACGCTGGCCGGCGCGCCCTTCCTGCATCTCGATTGCCTCTACCTGCGGGAGTCGGTGCGTGGGCTGGGATTGGGGCGGGCGCTGCTGGCGGCGGTCGCCGAGCATGGCCGGGCGCAGGGCTACGCCGAGCTGCAATGGCAGACGCCGGCCTGGAACCGGTCGGCGATCGGCTTCTACCGCCGGCTCGGCGGACAGATGCGGGCCAAGGCGCGCTTCAGCCTGGCGCTGGTCTGA
- a CDS encoding aminotransferase-like domain-containing protein: protein MVQARYKQVVDRLAGEIRTGRLPPGTRLPTHRRLAAQEGLALVTASRVYAELETMGLVSGEVGRGTFVRETALPPGQGVDQQAVAAGMLDLNFNYPALPGQAELLRTALRQLAAAGDLEALLRYQPHGGRPHERAAVARHLARRGLAIGGEQVALVSGAQHGLAVTLLALLQPGDLVAVDALSYPGFKLLAEAHRLELAAIPAGADGPDCDALEALCRRRPVKAIYAMPTLHNPLGWVMGLDARRRLAAIARRHGLLIVEDAAYAFLADDAPAPLAALAPEATVYVSGFSKSVATGLRVGCVAAPPPWLGRIERAIRATTWNTPGVMTAIACGWLDDGTVDRLEAEKRADARARQRIAAEALGALPRIGHPASYFVWLPLAEEVRADRVAVALMQAGISVSTAEPFATSAQVPHAIRLALGSVEPAQLRGALAKVAEVIAAPPY from the coding sequence ATGGTCCAGGCTCGTTACAAGCAGGTGGTCGACCGGCTCGCCGGCGAGATCCGGACCGGCCGGCTGCCGCCCGGCACGCGGCTGCCGACCCATCGCAGGCTCGCCGCTCAGGAAGGCCTGGCGCTGGTGACCGCCAGCCGCGTCTACGCCGAGCTGGAGACGATGGGCCTGGTCAGCGGCGAGGTCGGCCGCGGCACCTTCGTCAGGGAGACCGCGCTGCCGCCGGGCCAGGGCGTCGACCAGCAGGCGGTGGCGGCCGGCATGCTCGACCTGAACTTCAACTACCCGGCGCTGCCCGGCCAGGCCGAGCTGCTGCGCACCGCGCTGCGCCAGCTCGCGGCCGCCGGCGATCTCGAAGCATTGCTGCGCTACCAGCCGCACGGCGGCCGCCCGCACGAACGCGCCGCGGTGGCGCGCCACCTGGCCCGGCGCGGCCTGGCGATAGGCGGCGAGCAGGTCGCGCTGGTCTCCGGCGCCCAGCACGGCCTGGCGGTCACGCTGCTGGCGCTGCTGCAGCCGGGCGACCTGGTGGCGGTCGACGCCCTCAGCTACCCCGGCTTCAAGCTGCTGGCCGAGGCCCACCGGCTGGAGCTGGCGGCCATCCCGGCCGGCGCCGACGGCCCCGACTGCGATGCGCTGGAAGCCCTGTGCCGCCGGCGCCCGGTCAAGGCCATCTACGCCATGCCGACGCTGCACAATCCGCTGGGCTGGGTGATGGGCCTGGACGCGCGGCGGCGGCTGGCCGCAATCGCCCGCCGCCACGGCCTGCTGATCGTCGAGGATGCCGCCTATGCCTTCCTGGCCGACGACGCGCCGGCGCCGCTGGCCGCCCTGGCGCCGGAGGCGACGGTCTACGTCTCGGGCTTTTCCAAGAGCGTGGCCACCGGCCTGCGGGTCGGCTGCGTCGCGGCGCCGCCGCCGTGGCTGGGCAGGATCGAGCGCGCCATCCGCGCCACCACCTGGAACACGCCGGGCGTGATGACCGCCATCGCCTGCGGCTGGCTCGACGACGGCACGGTCGACCGGCTGGAGGCGGAAAAGCGCGCGGACGCGCGCGCCCGCCAGCGGATCGCCGCCGAGGCGCTCGGCGCATTGCCGCGCATCGGCCACCCGGCGTCCTACTTCGTCTGGCTGCCGCTGGCCGAAGAGGTGCGCGCCGACCGGGTCGCCGTGGCGCTGATGCAGGCAGGCATCTCGGTTTCCACCGCCGAGCCGTTCGCCACTTCGGCGCAGGTACCGCATGCGATCCGGCTGGCGCTGGGCTCGGTCGAGCCGGCCCAGCTGCGCGGGGCCTTGGCCAAGGTGGCGGAGGTGATCGCGGCGCCGCCCTATTGA
- a CDS encoding DJ-1/PfpI family protein has translation MHIAILTFEGFNELDSLLALGILNRVRKPGWRVSIACPAARVRSMNGVVLEAQATLEEAAEADAVLVGSGMLTREVVADPALMARLRLDPARQLLGAQCSGTLVLARLGLLGGVPACTDLTTKPWVQEAGVEVLNQPFFARGNVATAGGCLASPYLAAWVLARLEGIETAASALHYVAPVGEKDDYVERALRNIGPYLAGDAAGARSAA, from the coding sequence ATGCACATCGCCATCCTGACCTTCGAAGGCTTCAACGAGCTCGACTCCCTGCTCGCCCTCGGCATCCTCAACCGCGTCAGGAAGCCGGGCTGGCGGGTATCGATCGCCTGCCCCGCGGCCAGGGTGCGCTCGATGAACGGCGTGGTGCTGGAGGCGCAGGCCACGCTGGAAGAAGCGGCCGAGGCCGACGCGGTGCTGGTCGGCAGCGGCATGCTGACGCGTGAGGTGGTGGCCGACCCGGCGCTGATGGCCCGGCTGCGGCTCGACCCGGCGCGCCAGCTGCTGGGCGCGCAGTGCTCGGGCACGCTGGTGCTGGCCCGGCTCGGCCTGCTCGGCGGCGTGCCGGCCTGTACCGACCTCACCACCAAGCCCTGGGTGCAGGAGGCCGGCGTCGAGGTGCTGAACCAGCCCTTCTTCGCCCGCGGCAACGTCGCCACCGCCGGCGGCTGCCTGGCCTCGCCCTACCTGGCCGCCTGGGTCCTTGCGCGGCTGGAGGGCATCGAGACGGCGGCGAGCGCGCTGCACTACGTCGCGCCGGTCGGCGAGAAAGACGACTACGTCGAGCGGGCGCTGCGCAATATCGGGCCTTATCTCGCCGGCGACGCGGCGGGTGCCCGGTCGGCGGCCTGA
- a CDS encoding DUF1801 domain-containing protein, giving the protein MTAKTVEALLEDLRLLGDAQHRIATAVRALVRQRFEPFAEEVKYGGILFASGVPFCGVFAYKEHVSVEFGHGAAIEDALGHLEGSGKFRRHIKLRTVAEIESKQLAHYLPLALEAAKRAA; this is encoded by the coding sequence ATGACCGCCAAGACCGTCGAAGCCTTGCTCGAAGACCTCCGCCTGCTGGGCGACGCCCAGCACCGGATCGCCACCGCGGTCCGTGCGCTGGTGCGGCAGCGGTTCGAGCCGTTCGCCGAGGAGGTCAAGTACGGCGGCATCCTGTTCGCCTCGGGCGTGCCGTTCTGCGGGGTCTTCGCCTACAAGGAGCACGTCTCGGTCGAATTCGGTCACGGCGCGGCCATCGAGGATGCATTGGGCCATCTCGAAGGCAGCGGCAAGTTCCGCCGCCATATCAAGCTCCGCACCGTCGCCGAGATCGAATCGAAGCAGCTGGCCCACTACCTGCCGCTCGCGCTGGAGGCGGCGAAGCGTGCGGCCTGA
- a CDS encoding MFS transporter, with protein sequence MLALSRSRLAHAGPSFRRLLLSEALTLLAAMVGYLAMPWWIAQAGGGRDLAIYGFVLALVRLAATPLLAPLAERCDPRRLLVAGLAVQGAATLVLAALAGGGRYALAPLLLVSLLQVLADAVVQPVAATRVADLVPAERLPDALALQKSAQACGRVAGPALAGLLLAGPGIAATLACGAVLLALAAVAAAGIPPPTHRPPCGAAGGRTCAAACAPSGPSRSSAAGRWSTSSPGSSCSRR encoded by the coding sequence ATGCTTGCCCTGAGCCGATCCCGCCTGGCGCATGCCGGGCCGTCGTTCCGGCGCCTGCTGCTGAGCGAGGCGCTGACGCTGCTGGCCGCGATGGTCGGCTACCTGGCGATGCCCTGGTGGATCGCCCAGGCCGGCGGCGGCCGCGACCTGGCGATCTACGGCTTCGTGCTGGCGCTGGTCCGCCTCGCCGCCACGCCGCTGCTGGCCCCGCTGGCCGAGCGCTGCGACCCGCGCCGGCTGCTGGTGGCCGGCCTGGCGGTCCAGGGCGCCGCGACGCTGGTGCTCGCCGCGCTGGCCGGCGGCGGCCGCTACGCCCTGGCGCCGCTGCTGCTGGTCAGCCTGCTGCAGGTGCTGGCCGATGCCGTGGTCCAGCCGGTGGCCGCCACGCGGGTGGCCGACCTGGTGCCGGCCGAGCGGCTGCCCGACGCGCTGGCGCTGCAGAAATCGGCCCAGGCCTGCGGCCGCGTCGCCGGACCGGCCCTGGCCGGCCTGCTGCTGGCCGGGCCGGGCATCGCCGCCACGCTGGCCTGCGGCGCCGTCCTGCTGGCGCTGGCCGCCGTGGCCGCGGCCGGCATTCCCCCGCCGACGCATCGGCCGCCCTGCGGCGCGGCTGGTGGCAGGACCTGCGCGGCGGCCTGCGCGCCAAGTGGGCCATCCCGCTCGAGCGCGGCTGGACGCTGGTCAACTTCCTCGCCTGGATCTTCCTGTTCCCGGCGCTGA
- the polA gene encoding DNA polymerase I, with amino-acid sequence MSDKTLLLIDGSSYLYRAFHALPDLRSPAGAPTGALYGIIAMLKRLMKEVPADYLGCVFDAKGKTFRDDLYPEYKAHRPSMPDDLRAQVEPICEAVRALGLPILIVDGVEADDVIGSLACKAEAEGMTVVVSTGDKDMAQLVTPAVTLVNTMSNEVLDEAGVAAKFGVPPNRIVDYLTLVGDAVDNVPGVPKCGPKTAVKWLTEYGDLDGVMANADKIGGVVGQNLRDTLDWLPMGRELVTIKCDLALAEELVDGMTTLKLRAPDRARLAELYETFGFKTWLREIKGDAEVGDKHAADGNASALRSFAPVEVGEVRELDRAGYETILTEARLDAWLARLDAAELAAVDTETDSLEPMKARIVGISFAVGEGEAAYLPLGHHYADVPEQLPFDATLARLKPWLEDAGRKKVGQNLKYDQHVFANHGIALAGVAEDTLLESYVLDSTERHNMDDLAARHLGLKTIVYEEVAGKGAKQIGFAEVAIDVATRYSAEDADVTLRLHRAFAPRLAAEPRLASVYRDIELPSREVLFKMERHGVLIDSAMLARQSHELGQTMLRLEQEAYELAGQPFNLGSPKQIGEILFDKLKLPVRKKTPKGAPSTDEDVLTELAQDYPLPAKMLQHRGLSKLKSTYTDKLPLMINPVTGRVHTNYAQATAVTGRLASNDPNLQNIPVRTAEGRRIREAFIAAPGNLIVSADYSQIELRIMAHLSGDEGMLKAFAAGIDIHRATAAEVFGATPEEVTAEQRRYSKAINFGLIYGMSAFGLAAQLGIERAAAQQFVDRYFQRYPGVAEYMQRTRESARELGYVETWFGRRLWLPEIKSSNQGRRSGAERAAINAPMQGTAADLVKLAMIAVQDWLEAEQLATKLIMQVHDELVLEVPEAELARVQERLPQIMAGVAELRVPLLAEVGTGPNWEAAH; translated from the coding sequence ATGTCGGACAAGACGCTGCTGCTGATCGACGGTTCTTCCTACCTGTACAGGGCCTTCCATGCCCTGCCCGATCTGCGCAGCCCGGCGGGCGCGCCCACCGGCGCGCTGTACGGCATCATCGCCATGCTGAAGCGGCTGATGAAGGAGGTGCCGGCAGATTACCTCGGCTGCGTTTTCGACGCCAAGGGCAAGACCTTCCGCGACGACCTCTACCCCGAATACAAGGCCCACCGGCCGTCGATGCCGGACGACCTGCGCGCCCAGGTCGAGCCGATCTGCGAGGCGGTCCGCGCGCTGGGCCTGCCGATCCTGATCGTCGACGGCGTCGAGGCCGACGACGTGATCGGCTCGCTGGCCTGCAAGGCCGAGGCCGAAGGCATGACGGTGGTGGTGTCGACCGGCGACAAGGACATGGCGCAGCTGGTGACGCCGGCGGTGACGCTGGTCAACACCATGAGCAACGAGGTGCTCGACGAGGCCGGCGTGGCCGCCAAGTTCGGCGTGCCGCCGAACCGCATCGTCGACTACCTGACGCTGGTCGGCGACGCGGTCGACAACGTGCCCGGCGTGCCCAAGTGCGGCCCCAAGACCGCGGTGAAATGGCTGACCGAGTACGGCGACCTCGACGGCGTGATGGCCAATGCCGACAAGATCGGCGGCGTGGTCGGCCAGAACCTGCGCGACACGCTGGACTGGCTGCCGATGGGGCGCGAGCTGGTCACCATCAAGTGCGACCTGGCGCTGGCCGAGGAGCTGGTGGACGGCATGACGACGCTGAAGCTGCGCGCGCCGGACCGCGCCCGGCTGGCCGAGCTGTACGAGACCTTCGGCTTCAAGACCTGGCTGCGCGAGATCAAGGGCGACGCCGAGGTCGGCGACAAGCATGCCGCCGACGGCAACGCCAGTGCGCTGCGCAGCTTCGCGCCGGTCGAGGTCGGCGAGGTGCGCGAGCTCGACCGCGCCGGCTACGAGACCATCCTGACAGAGGCGCGACTCGACGCCTGGCTGGCGCGGCTGGACGCGGCCGAGCTGGCGGCGGTCGACACCGAGACCGACAGCCTCGAGCCGATGAAGGCGCGCATCGTCGGCATCAGCTTCGCCGTCGGCGAGGGCGAGGCGGCCTACCTGCCGCTGGGCCACCACTACGCCGACGTGCCCGAGCAGCTGCCCTTCGACGCCACGCTGGCCAGGCTCAAGCCCTGGCTCGAGGACGCTGGCAGGAAGAAGGTCGGCCAGAACCTCAAGTACGACCAGCACGTATTCGCCAACCACGGCATCGCGCTGGCCGGCGTGGCCGAGGACACGCTGCTGGAGAGCTACGTGCTCGACAGCACCGAGCGCCACAACATGGACGACCTGGCCGCGCGCCACCTCGGCCTCAAGACCATCGTCTACGAGGAGGTGGCCGGCAAGGGCGCCAAGCAGATCGGCTTCGCCGAAGTGGCGATCGACGTCGCCACCCGCTACTCGGCCGAGGACGCCGACGTCACGCTGCGGCTGCACCGCGCCTTCGCGCCAAGGCTGGCGGCCGAGCCGCGGCTCGCCTCGGTCTACCGCGACATCGAGCTGCCCAGCCGCGAGGTGCTGTTCAAGATGGAACGCCACGGCGTGCTGATCGACAGCGCGATGCTGGCGCGGCAGAGCCACGAGCTGGGCCAGACCATGCTGCGGCTGGAGCAGGAGGCCTACGAGCTGGCCGGCCAGCCGTTCAACCTCGGCTCGCCCAAGCAGATCGGCGAGATCCTGTTCGACAAGCTCAAGCTGCCGGTGCGCAAGAAGACGCCCAAGGGCGCGCCGTCGACCGACGAGGACGTGCTGACCGAGCTGGCGCAGGATTACCCGCTGCCGGCCAAGATGCTGCAGCACCGCGGCCTGTCCAAGCTCAAGAGCACCTATACCGACAAGCTGCCCCTGATGATCAACCCGGTCACCGGCCGGGTGCACACCAACTACGCCCAGGCCACCGCGGTGACCGGCCGGCTGGCCAGCAACGATCCGAACCTGCAGAACATCCCGGTGCGCACCGCCGAGGGCCGCCGCATCCGCGAGGCCTTCATCGCCGCGCCGGGCAACCTGATCGTCAGCGCCGACTATTCGCAGATCGAGCTGCGGATCATGGCCCACCTGTCGGGCGACGAGGGCATGCTCAAGGCCTTCGCCGCCGGCATCGACATCCACCGCGCCACCGCCGCCGAGGTGTTCGGCGCCACGCCCGAGGAGGTGACCGCCGAGCAGCGGCGCTACTCCAAGGCGATCAACTTCGGCCTGATCTACGGCATGAGCGCCTTCGGCCTGGCCGCCCAGCTCGGCATCGAGCGCGCCGCGGCGCAGCAGTTCGTCGACCGCTACTTCCAGCGCTATCCCGGCGTGGCCGAATACATGCAGCGCACCCGCGAATCGGCGCGCGAGCTCGGCTACGTCGAGACCTGGTTCGGCCGCCGGCTGTGGCTGCCCGAGATCAAGTCGAGCAACCAGGGCCGCCGCTCGGGCGCCGAGCGCGCCGCCATCAACGCGCCGATGCAGGGCACCGCGGCCGACCTGGTCAAGCTGGCGATGATCGCGGTGCAGGACTGGCTCGAAGCCGAACAGCTGGCGACCAAGCTGATCATGCAGGTGCACGACGAACTGGTGCTCGAAGTGCCCGAGGCCGAGCTGGCGCGGGTGCAGGAACGCCTGCCGCAGATCATGGCCGGCGTGGCCGAGCTGCGGGTGCCGCTGCTGGCCGAGGTCGGCACCGGGCCGAACTGGGAAGCGGCGCACTGA
- a CDS encoding LOG family protein, translating into MSLHSKLPQDTEAATMAATHAYLSHEAWRVFEIMAEFVESTERLQAIQPAVSIFGSARTKRDHPYYRKTEEIARLLSDAGFSVISGGGPGIMEAANKGAYHGKSPSVGLNIQLPHEQHGNLYQDVSQTFRHFFARKMMFVKHATAFVVMPGGFGTIDELSEALTLIQTGKTRRIPIILVGSAFWNGLLEWFRQTLSAERMINPEDLDLMQVIDEPRAVVDAIFKFYETRGFGLSPAEREMQLSL; encoded by the coding sequence ATGAGCCTGCACAGCAAGCTGCCGCAAGATACCGAAGCGGCGACCATGGCCGCCACCCACGCCTACCTGTCGCACGAGGCCTGGCGCGTGTTCGAGATTATGGCCGAATTCGTCGAGTCGACTGAGCGGCTGCAGGCGATCCAGCCGGCGGTGTCGATCTTCGGCTCGGCGCGCACCAAGCGCGACCACCCGTATTACCGCAAGACCGAGGAGATCGCGCGCCTCCTGAGCGACGCCGGCTTCTCGGTGATCTCGGGCGGCGGCCCCGGCATCATGGAGGCGGCCAACAAGGGCGCCTACCACGGCAAGTCGCCCTCGGTCGGCCTCAACATCCAGCTGCCGCACGAGCAGCACGGCAACCTGTACCAGGACGTGAGCCAGACCTTCCGCCACTTCTTCGCCCGCAAGATGATGTTCGTCAAGCACGCCACCGCCTTCGTGGTGATGCCGGGCGGCTTCGGCACCATCGACGAATTGTCCGAGGCGCTGACGCTGATCCAGACCGGCAAGACCCGCCGCATCCCGATCATCCTGGTCGGCAGCGCGTTCTGGAACGGCCTCCTCGAGTGGTTCCGCCAGACGCTGAGCGCCGAGCGCATGATCAACCCGGAAGACCTCGATTTGATGCAGGTCATCGACGAGCCGCGCGCGGTGGTCGATGCTATCTTCAAGTTCTATGAAACGCGCGGCTTCGGCTTGAGTCCGGCCGAGCGCGAGATGCAGTTGAGCCTTTGA
- a CDS encoding DUF2782 domain-containing protein, with amino-acid sequence MRIVFPALLLAAALPLAAADSKPVPPPPPIPPASADDPAVGEPEVTIVQKEDATVTEYRMAGRLYMVKVTPKVGPEYYLVDDDGTGQMVRRDGQRPLRPPMWVIKRF; translated from the coding sequence ATGCGCATCGTTTTCCCGGCCCTGCTGCTGGCCGCCGCCTTACCCCTGGCCGCCGCCGACAGCAAGCCCGTTCCGCCGCCCCCGCCCATCCCGCCCGCCAGCGCCGACGATCCGGCCGTGGGCGAGCCCGAGGTGACCATCGTCCAGAAGGAGGACGCCACGGTCACCGAGTACCGCATGGCCGGCCGGCTCTACATGGTCAAGGTGACGCCCAAGGTCGGGCCGGAGTACTACCTCGTCGACGACGACGGTACCGGCCAGATGGTGCGCCGCGACGGCCAACGCCCGCTCCGGCCGCCCATGTGGGTGATCAAGCGGTTCTAA
- a CDS encoding homoserine kinase yields the protein MSVFTTVTAAELSAWLKHYSIGELVELKGIAAGITNTNYAVTTTQGRYVLTLFETLEAHELPFYVNLMAHLAHHGIACAGPIANLRDDYIDTLCGKPTVLVEWLEGEPVETPSPAQCRALGAMLAQMHRAGETYPGRMANPRGPAWWSAAAPQLYGYLNAADAAQLRAEVGRQGRRRFDHLPSGVIHADLFRDNVLMHGERIGGFIDFYYACDDVLIYDLAIALNDWCGLPDGEIDAARAEAMCAGYQSVRPLEPSEREAWPSMLRAAALRFWVSRLWDWHKPQSGELTWRKDPAVFQRLLSRHAARGEAPHWL from the coding sequence ATGTCCGTCTTCACTACCGTCACCGCCGCCGAGCTCTCGGCATGGCTCAAGCACTACTCGATCGGCGAACTGGTCGAGCTCAAGGGCATCGCCGCCGGCATCACCAATACCAACTACGCGGTCACCACCACCCAGGGCCGCTACGTGCTCACGCTGTTCGAGACGCTGGAGGCGCACGAGCTGCCGTTCTACGTCAACCTGATGGCCCACCTGGCCCACCACGGCATCGCCTGCGCCGGGCCGATCGCCAATCTGCGCGACGATTACATCGATACGCTGTGCGGCAAGCCGACCGTGCTGGTCGAGTGGCTCGAGGGCGAGCCGGTGGAGACGCCGAGCCCGGCCCAGTGCCGCGCGCTCGGCGCCATGCTGGCGCAGATGCACCGCGCCGGCGAGACCTACCCCGGCCGCATGGCCAATCCGCGCGGGCCGGCCTGGTGGAGCGCCGCCGCGCCGCAGCTGTACGGCTACCTCAACGCCGCCGACGCGGCCCAGCTGCGCGCCGAGGTCGGCCGCCAGGGCCGCCGCCGCTTCGATCACCTGCCCAGCGGGGTGATCCACGCCGACCTGTTCCGCGACAACGTGCTGATGCACGGCGAGCGCATCGGCGGCTTCATCGACTTCTACTACGCCTGCGACGACGTGCTGATCTACGACCTGGCGATCGCGCTGAACGACTGGTGCGGCCTGCCCGACGGCGAGATCGACGCGGCGCGCGCCGAGGCGATGTGCGCCGGCTACCAGTCGGTGCGGCCGCTCGAGCCGTCCGAGCGCGAGGCCTGGCCCTCGATGCTGCGCGCCGCCGCGCTGCGCTTCTGGGTGTCGCGGCTGTGGGATTGGCACAAGCCGCAGAGCGGCGAGCTGACCTGGCGCAAGGACCCGGCGGTGTTCCAGCGCCTGCTGTCGCGCCATGCCGCGCGCGGCGAGGCGCCGCACTGGCTGTAG
- a CDS encoding GGDEF domain-containing protein → MSPDSFRPSFRAPSRHARLAVAVAPALLLVLAVLLGGWLLGSRDIAELRLAALLLLAACGASLLGLLWQAGRHAYELAESESQLAICRRQLEAQADTDGLTGLANRSRFVTYGGEVCQLAQRHQRPLSLLAIELDRFAVLEAQWSPAVGEQVLLRMARLLETSRRHGDLPARLGGAEFALLLPETPLDRAIEAAERIREAIENAPLMLADSRLVGFTVSVGVAQLRPDDTGLPDLIDLADAALRRAQAVGGNRVEADPARSDPT, encoded by the coding sequence TTGTCCCCCGATTCCTTCCGTCCCTCGTTCCGTGCGCCGTCGCGCCATGCCCGCCTGGCGGTCGCCGTGGCGCCGGCGCTGCTGCTGGTGCTCGCCGTACTGCTCGGCGGCTGGCTGCTGGGTTCGCGCGACATCGCCGAACTTCGGCTCGCCGCCCTGCTGCTGCTGGCCGCCTGCGGGGCCAGCCTGCTGGGGCTGCTGTGGCAGGCCGGCCGCCATGCTTACGAACTGGCCGAATCCGAGAGCCAGTTGGCCATATGCAGGCGGCAGCTCGAGGCCCAGGCCGATACCGACGGGCTGACCGGCCTGGCCAACCGCAGCCGCTTCGTCACCTATGGCGGCGAGGTCTGCCAACTGGCGCAGCGGCACCAGCGGCCGCTGTCGCTGCTGGCGATCGAGCTCGATCGTTTCGCCGTGCTCGAGGCGCAATGGAGTCCGGCGGTAGGCGAGCAGGTGCTGCTGCGCATGGCCCGGTTGCTCGAGACCTCGCGCCGCCATGGCGACCTGCCGGCCCGGCTCGGCGGCGCGGAGTTTGCGCTGCTGCTGCCCGAGACGCCGCTCGACCGTGCGATCGAGGCGGCCGAGCGGATCCGCGAGGCGATCGAGAACGCGCCGCTGATGCTGGCCGACAGCCGCCTGGTGGGCTTTACCGTCAGCGTCGGCGTGGCACAATTGCGCCCCGACGATACCGGTCTGCCCGACCTGATCGACCTGGCCGACGCCGCCTTGCGGCGCGCCCAGGCTGTCGGCGGCAACCGCGTCGAAGCCGATCCAGCCCGAAGCGACCCCACTTGA
- a CDS encoding sigma-70 family RNA polymerase sigma factor yields MNTPDDRQLADYRDYLLRYALYRLRDEATAEEVVQETLLAALSARDGFAAQSSVKTWLTGILKHKLIDAQRKLCRDPFLLDERLDDDGSAGDFDSLFDTTGHWGSDGPRSWSNPDAALEQQDFWRVYEECASRMPRRTALVFAMRESLGHEIEEICQNLGISATNCSVLLYRARMSLRLCLDKNWFGR; encoded by the coding sequence TTGAACACACCCGACGACCGCCAGCTGGCGGATTACCGCGACTACCTGCTGCGCTACGCGCTCTATCGCCTGCGCGACGAGGCGACCGCCGAGGAGGTGGTGCAGGAGACCCTGCTGGCCGCGCTCTCGGCGCGCGACGGCTTCGCCGCGCAATCGAGCGTCAAGACCTGGCTCACCGGCATCCTCAAGCACAAGCTGATCGACGCCCAGCGCAAGCTGTGCCGCGATCCCTTCCTGCTCGACGAGCGGCTGGACGATGACGGCAGCGCCGGCGATTTCGACAGCCTGTTCGACACCACCGGCCACTGGGGCAGCGACGGTCCACGCAGCTGGAGCAATCCGGACGCCGCGCTGGAGCAGCAGGATTTCTGGCGCGTCTACGAGGAATGCGCCAGCCGCATGCCGCGCCGCACCGCGCTGGTGTTCGCCATGCGCGAGTCGCTGGGCCACGAGATCGAGGAGATCTGTCAGAACCTCGGAATCAGCGCGACCAATTGCTCGGTATTGCTCTACCGCGCGCGCATGAGCCTGCGCCTGTGCCTCGACAAGAACTGGTTCGGCCGATGA
- a CDS encoding zf-HC2 domain-containing protein, which produces MNCKEASHLISDGLDRRLGLAERFRLRAHLLICHYCSAFFRQTRFMRRAARLAASRPKPPQE; this is translated from the coding sequence ATGAACTGCAAAGAAGCCTCCCATCTGATTTCCGACGGCCTCGATCGCCGCCTGGGCCTGGCCGAACGCTTCCGCTTGCGCGCCCACCTGCTGATCTGCCACTACTGCAGCGCCTTCTTCCGCCAGACCCGCTTCATGCGCCGCGCCGCCCGGCTGGCGGCGAGCCGGCCCAAGCCGCCGCAGGAATAA